The region AATTCTACGCTTATCGGGGACAGGTACAAAGGGTGCAACTTTAAGAGTCTATTTAGAAAGTTATGTCTCTTCTCAGGGAGACTTAACTCAAAATCCACAAAACGCGCTTTCTCAACTAATTACTTCTATAGATTCTTTTGCGGAAATTAGCAACAGAACGGGTATGAGTAGACCTACTGTAATTACCTGAATCTTTTGATGAAAAACTGTTTCCCTAATTATTTTGAGTAAGGATCTATTCACTTTTAATAGTGATGAGCAAATTCAGAGGAATGCACCTCTTGCTGATAGATTGCGCCCTACAAAAATTGATGAATTTGTTGGCCAAGATGCAATTCTTGCTGAAGGTAGACTATTAAGAAGAGCGATAGAGGCAGATCGAGTTGGGAATCTTATTTTTCATGGCCCACCTGGAGTTGGTAAGACTACTTTGGCAAAGATTATTGCTGCAAACACTCGTTCATATTTTAGTGTTCTTAATGCCGTATTAGTTGGTGTCAAAGAGATTCGAAAGGAAGTTGAAGATGCACGTGAAAGGTTGGGCCGATATGGGCTAAAAACCATTCTTTTTCTTGATGAGGTGCATCGTTTTAATAGTGCTCAGCAAGATGCATTATTGCCATGGGTTGAAAACGGTACTTTTATTCTTATAGGAGCTACAACAGAGAACCCTTACTTCGAAGTCAATAAAGCATTAGTAAGTCGATCTAGAATCTTTCGCCTAACTCCAATAGAGCCGCATCATTTACATAAACTACTAGTTAGAGCTTTATCAGATTCTGAGAAAGGTTTTGGTAAAAAACAGGTCAAGCTAAGTAGCGATGCAGCTAATCATTTGGTAGATGTGGCGAATGGAGACGCTCGATCTTTACTTAATGCTCTTGAATTAGCTGTTGAAACTACTGCTATTGATGCAAAAGGCGTCATTAATATTGATCTGCAAATAGCTGAGGAATCTATTCAACAGAGAGCTGTTCTCTATGACAAAGAAGGGGATGCACATTTTGATACCATTAGTGCTTTTATCAAATCGATGCGAGGATCAGATCCGGATGCATCTTTATTTTGGATGGCCCGTATGCTGGAAGCAGGAGAAAATCCGAGATATATCTTTCGACGTATGCTTATTGCTGCATCAGAAGATATTGGTTTGGCTGATCCACAGGCAATTGTTGTTATTGAATCTTGTGCTTCAGCTTTTGATCGTGTTGGTTTACCAGAAGGCATTTATTTCCTTTCGGAGGCTGCACTTTATTTAGCATGTGCTGAAAAAAGTAATAGTATTTTGGGAATACTTTCAGCTCAGCGCGCTGTTAGGACTACTCAAAAACAAGATGTTCCTAGACATCTTCGTGATTCTCATCGAGATGGTGTTCATTCTGGAGATGGCGATGGTTATTTATATCCACACAACTTTGCGGATAACTGGGTGTCTCAAAATTACTTACCCCATGAACTTACGAAAGAAAAATTTTGGGAGCCAACTTCTAATGGTTGGGAGGGGAAGAGAAAAGAAATATTACGTGAATGGAAAACTAAACAAATAGATGATCAAATTGAATAATTTTATAATTAAAGAATTTTTTGTAAACTAAATATTAAAAGCTAGTATCTGAAATTACGATTGCTTTAATTAGCACAAATCATTAAATCACCTTTTCCCTGATTGTCATTAGATGCAATAGCAATTATCCATGATCTATAAATTGTTGTTTGAATTTTTACTTCATGATTTAGTGTTTGATGAATAGCAACATTTGATTTGTTCTTAATATGCCAATTTTTTAAATCTTTGGATAAAGTTCCTCTTTGCCATTTAATAGCAGCTTCCTTAATTACCCACTGCTCTAAAACTTTTTTTCGAAAGTCCTCATTATTTAAGCTTTTTAAATTATTTTGGTCATATTTATGAAAAAAACGTTCAGATATTCCTTCTGCTGATAAGGCTCTATCGCTTCTTTCTATATCCACTCCTAATTTAGTTGGGGACCATCCAATTAATAGAGCATCATTACAATGACTAAAACTTACATGTCCAAGATTATTCCCTAATAAAGGTGCTTTGCCAATAGAGGCTTTTAATGGTATCTCTAGTGGATTAAGCTTAAAAAATTGAGATAATGCAAAGCGAACATAACTTCTAGCATGTTTATATTCTTTAGCTCTCCTTGGATGAAGAGAATTAGCTATTTTCTCTTCGCTAATAGAAATTTCTTTTAATGGTGAATCCATTGGAAATATCCAAAGAGGCAGTACTCTTGGTTTCTGAATGTCAGTCAATCGCATGTCTCTTCAAATTGGCGAAAAAGCACCAGATTTCACTCTTCCAGATCAAGATGGGAAATTAATAAAACTTTCATCTTTTAAGGGCGAGAGAGTTGTGATCTATTTTTATCCCAAAGATGACACTCCTGGATGCACAAAGGAAGCTTGTAATTTTCGTGATCGCTGGGACATTTTGCAAAATCATAAAATAAACGTAATTGGAATTAGTAAAGATCCAGCGAACAAGCATTCAAAGTTTATTAATAAATATCAGTTGCCTTTTATTCTTCTTACTGATTTAGAGCCTTGTCCAGTAGCTACTTCTTATGAAAGTTATGGATTGAAAAAGTTTATGGGCAAGGAGTATATGGGAATGAAGAGACAAACTTTTGTAATTGACTCTGAAGGAAAATTGGAAGTCATTTATTTGAAAGTCAAGGCTGCCAGTATGGCTGATCAGATTGTTCAGGATTTGGCTTTGGAATAGAAGGTAGATCAATGTCGATCATTCCTTCTAAAACCAGATTAGGTCGATGATATACATCAATTTGTCTATTTATTAAATGGTTAAATAAGATTTCTGAATCACCTCCACATATCCAAAGAGGCAGATTACTGTCTTTTTGTGCTTCGATTATGCTTCCTAGTAAAGCTTGAAAACTACCTTTTAGCATCGCTGCTTCTGTAGAAATAGGAAATTGATTGGCTGGTAAATTGTCGGTGCATACCGGCTTAAGTTTTTGAGCACCTTTTGCCATGGATGATCTTTGTAACTTAAGCCCAGCAATTAATTGCCCTCCTGCAAATTCTCCATTGGCTGTAATTCTTGTAAGACTTAACACTGTGCCTGCATCTGCTAAAAGGATTCCTTTGCTATGGAGGTTTTGAGATTTTGCTTGTTTAAAAGCGGCCCAACCTCCTAAAGCTCGATCAATACCTATCCAATCTGTCAGTTTCAATAGAGGAACATCTTTAATTCCAATGCATCTTTTAGTTTCCAAGTTAATAGATGAGGGTATAGGGCCTACTGCCGCCCATTTCCACAAATGATTTTTGAGCTTTTTTAGTTGTTTTGGATTGGGATCGGTATGAGAAAAAGACCATTGTTCCTGTTTTTGAATTGCCCAATGCCAGCGACTGTTACCTATCAAAAGACAATATTTTTGGTGTTTCACTTTTACTTGTGTTCTTTATTACTGTCCTCAATATGAATTCCACATTCTTGTTGTAAGCCTCCAAATCGTGTTTTTCTTCCAGCTGCATCAGTAGTATCTGGGGAACTTGAATGCCAATCACCTATTGTTGAATACCCTTTTTCAAAAAGAGGGTGTTGAGGTAAATCATTGGTTTGCATGTAATAAAAAATGTCTTTTTGCGACCATTCCAATATTGGTCTAAGAGATAGACGGTTTCTAATACGATCTAATATGCTCATTGAGCTCCTATTGTCAGTTTGACTGCTTCTGACGCCACTTGCCCAGCAATAGATATCTAAATCTTCTAAAGCTTTTTCTAAAGGTTCGACTTTTCGAATGCGGTGATATTTTCCCATATCTTTTAGAGAGTTAGTATTCCAAAGTTCACCGTATAAGGCTTCCATTCTTGCTGGAGTTATTATGCTTTGTGCAACAGTGACATCTAGCTTAAGTCTGTCTGTAAGTGCAGCTGCATATTGATAAGTCTCTTTTGGTAAATACCCTGTATCAACCCATATTACTTTTATAGTATTGCCACTATTGAGCTGGTAAAGCATGTGAAGTAAAACCGATGATTGAATCCCGAAACTTGTCGTAATAGCAAGATGAGGACCAAATTGTTCATAAGCCCATGTCAAGCGTTTTTGTGGAGATAGTGGTTCAAGATGCTTACGAGCTTCTTTTAAGGGAATCTTTAAGAATGGAATTTTTTCCAATTTTCTAGAAGTCATGTGTTTATCATCCATTATTGCTTCTCATTAGGTTCCTTTAATCATCTCAGGCATAGTTCAGATGAAGTCTAATTTTTCCAAAAATGGCGCTGTTGTTGTAGTAGGAGGCGGCTTTGGAGGCCTCACGGCTGCACTTTCTTTAAGTAGATGTAAACAAAGGCCTCCTATTATTTTGATAGAACCCAGTTCTAGATTTAATTTTTTACCATTATTTTATGAATTGTTAAGCGGTGAACTTGAAGTATGGGAGGTTGCTCCTTTCTATAAAACTTTGCTTGCATCTAAGGGCATTGTCTTGATAGATCAATTTGTAGACAATATTGATTTAGATAAAGAGGTTGTATCTACATCAGCTGGACAAGTTATTAAGTATGGGCAGTTGGTTATTGCAACTGGTTCAAAGCTAAATAGTTTTGGGATTTCAGGTGTGAATGAACATTGTCTTAAGTTTAATAAATATCAGGATGTATTAACCCTTAAAAGAGTAATTAGGAGGCTGAATCATTCCAATGAAAATAGACAAAACTTAGTTATTGTTGGAGCAGGAGCAACTGGAGTAGAACTTGCTTGCAAAGTTGCGGATCTTGTAGATGCGCGAACGGAAATTCATTTAATTGAAGTTGGAGAGAATATTTTGCCTAAAGGGAGATCTTTTAATCAAGAACAAATTCAAGAAGCAATACGAAAAAGATCTATTAATTTGCATTTAAATACTAATGTTTTAAAGGTTTTAGAAAATAATGTGGAAATTCAGAGTTTGAGCAAACAACATTCTCAGCCGTTCAGTTTGAATCATTCTGGAATAATATGGACTGCCGGAGTAAAATCAGCTATCCCTTCTGGTTTGCCTGAAACTTTGATTAGGAATGGAAGAGTTGCGATTGATTCGAAACTACAAATCATTGGACGTAATAATGTTTTTTCTATTGGAGATATGGCTATAGATCAAGAAAACCCTTGCTTAGGAACTGCTCAAGTTGCAATGCAACAAGGAGAACATCTAGCAAAGAATGTAATTGCGGCTCGTCAAGGTAAAGACTTGACTCCCTTTGAGTTTGTTGATCGTGGTGAAATGCTTAGCATGGGAATTGGAGAGGCAACTATTACAGGTATGGGTTTGACCATTTCAGGTTCAATTGCTTTTAAAATGAGGCGAATGGCTTATTTATCAAAGTTCCCTAATTTATTTTTGAGTATTCGCTCTGCAGGCTCTTGGTTACTTAGTGATGGTAAGAAATTCATTTAATTGGGAGAATATATATCAAGAGGGAATACTTGTTTTGTCATGTGCCATGCTTTCGGATGATTTTACTTTTTCATCGATTATGAAAATACAAAAAGAAAAATATGAATGAATTAATAGTTGTTTTAGATAACCCTCAAGCACTTATTACTTTAGGTGTTTTGTTCATAGCGGTATTGCTTTTTATAAGTGGTTGGCTTGCACCTGAGCTTACGGGGCTTTTAAGTGTTGCGTTGTTAATGGCTACAGGTGTACTTGAGCCTCAAAAGGCGCTAGCTGGTTTTGGTAGCCCTGCTTTAATAACTTTGATGGGTTTATTTGCAGTTTCTGCAGCTTTGTTTAAAAGTGGAGCTTTGGATCGTTTAAGAGAGTTAATAGCATTTGAAAGCATAAAAACACCACGACGTTTAATTGGTGTTTTGGGGTTTGTTGTTGCTCCTATCTCTGGAATTGTTCCCAATACGCCAGTTGTTGCATCTCTTTTGCCTGTTATAGAAGCTTGGTGTGTTAAACGAAATATCTCTCCTTCAAGAGTTTTATTGCCTCTTTCTTTTGCAACTTTATTGGGAGGAACTCTCACTCTTTTGGGTAGTTCGGTAAATTTATTAGTTAGCGATATAAGTGCTCAGCTTGGGTATGGGCCTTTAGAACTTTTTAGTTTTACTGCTATTGGGATACCTATATGGTTTATTGGAACAATTTATTTGTTATTAGCTCCACAATCACTTTTACCAGACAGAGGTAGAGAGAAGAGTGACTTTGGAAGTAGGCCTGATCAAACTGGCTACTTCACAGAGGTAACTATTCCGATTGATTCAGAGTTGGTTGGCCAATCTTTGCGCAATAGCAGATTACAGCGTCGTTTTGATGTGGATGTTTTAGAGCTTCAAAGAGGAAAGGAAAGGCTGCTACCTCCTCTCGCAGATCGTACAATTGAGCCTGGGGACCGATTATTGCTAAGAGTTACTCGCTCTGATCTTTTAAGGCTGCAGCAAGAACATACTATTCAACTCGCAAAAAGAAATTTAAATGATTCAATTAATCCATTTGAACGGTTTGTTGTTGAAGGTCAAAAAACAGTAGAAGTTCTTTTGCCAGCAGGTTCAACTCTTGCTGGAGCAAGTTTAAGGGAATTAAGATTCAGACAACGTCATAATGCAACGGTATTAGCACTAAGGCGTGGTCAACAGACAGTTCAAGAACGCCTTGGACAAGCGATTTTGCATGAAGGTGATGTATTGCTTTTACAGGCCCCTATAGACTCAATTCGTGGTCTTCAAGCAAGTAATGACTTGCTTGTACTCGATCAGCTTGAAAATGATTTGCCTACAGTAAAGAGTAAGCCAATCGCTATTGCAATCGCTATTGCAATGATACTTTTGCCTTCTCTGACGAACTTGCCTTTAGTGGCATCAGTTCTTATTGCTGTTATTGCAATGGTTGTTGGTGGTTGCATTAGGCCTGCTGAAGTCCAACGTTCTATACGTCTAGATGTAATCCTGTTATTGGGATCATTGTCTAGTTTTAGCGTTGCAATGCAAACTACTGGCCTTGCAGATGCTTTTGCTGGGAGTCTTCAATATTTCTTGGAGGGATTACCTAGATATATTGCATTATTAGTAATTTTCTTATCTACAACTATCTTCACCCAGTTTATTAGTAATGCTGCTTCTGTTGCATTATTGGCACCAGTTGCAGTGCAACTGGCTCCTAGTTTGAATCTCCCCCCAACAGCTCTTTTAATGACAGTTTTATTTGGAGCGAGTCAATCATTCCTTACTCCTATGGGTTATCAGACAACTTTGATGGTATTTGGACCTGGTCGCTATCGTTTCTTAGATGTCACACGTTATGGAGCTGGTCTAACTTTACTTATGACTATTGTTGTTCCTGTATTAATTCTTTGGCAATACTCAGGTCTTTGAATTATACCAAGAATTATGAATACTCTTGCAACTTTTAAATAGCCACTAATTCAGTGCCTTTTTCAAAACAAGTCAATTTAAAACTAGCTTGGTATCGAAAATTAACGGTACCTCAATTTACTGTTTTAACAGGCTTGCTTCTTATTTTTTCTTGCACTGTTTTACTTGCAACTCCTTTATGCTCTTCTGCAGAAGTTGGTATTTGGGAATCTTTTTTTACGGCTACTTCTGCTGTCACGGTAACAGGTTTGACGATAATTGATATAGGTAAAGATTTAACGATCTATGGACAGATTTTGCTGGCATGCATGCTGCTTATTGGTGGCTTAGGTTTAATGGCTATTACAACTTTTTTACAAGGGTTTGTTGTAAGTGGAACAGAGTTGAGAACCCGCTTGGATCGAGGAAAAACTCTTGATGAATTTGGAGTAGGAGGAGTTGGTAGAACTTTTCGAGGTATTGCTCTTACCGCTTTTGTACTAATTGCGATTGGAGCATGTATTCTTTTTTATTTTGGTTTCACTGATATTAGTAATTTAGGAGAAAGAGCATGGGCGTCTATCTTTCATAGTATTTCTGCGTATAACAATGCAGGTTTTGGACTTTGGTCGAATAGTATGCAAAGTTATCGCAGCAATTGGGTAGTTAATGGTGTCGTTATTCTGCTCGTATTATTAGGTGGTTTGGGTTGGCGAGTGACAAGTGATATATGGACAAATCGTAAAAATTTGCATTTTCGACGTTTGAGCCTTCATACTCGCTTAGTCATTAGAACCTCAGTATTTTTAATATGTCTAGGAACTTTTGGATTATTTCTTACTGAGTCCATAGAGAAAGGTGCTTTTTTCTTCACTATCAATTGGCATGAACGTTTTTTAACTTCTTTATTTGCATCTATAAGTGCAAGGACTGCTGGCTTTACAAGTATGCCGATATCAATCGAGACTATTTCTGACTCAGGCCTGTTGCTCTTAATGACTTTAATGTTTATAGGTGCCAGTCCAGGAGGTACTGGTGGTGGAATTAAGACCACAACCATTGCTGCCCTTATGGCAGCAACACGATCAACGTTGAGAGGCCAAGATAATGTTGTTATTCGCCATAGACAGATTTCTGACAAAGTTGTTTTAAAAGCAGTAGGTATTACAGTCGGCTCTCTTTTGTTTGTTTTAATAATGGCGTTATTGATAAGTATGGCAAATGGTTTTGGAGGCCAAGATAACTTTTCTTTTTTAGAAATATTGTTTACATGTATTTCAGCCTTTGCAACAGTAGGATTTGATCTTGGAGTTACGCAGCATTTAAGTGGGATTGGTCAATTTATTTTGGTTCTAGGAATGTTTGTTGGAAGGCTTGGGATACTCTTATTGTTAAGTGCGATTTGGCAAGCTCTTAACAGAGGTGGGATTAAAGATCAGAATAGAATTGGCTATCCACATGAGGATCTCTATGTTTGAATTCTATTGTTGGAGGTAAGAAAATGAGTCAATGGTGGAGATGGTTACGAAATAAAGATGATGAATCCCTTGGATTTGCTGTCGTTGGGATTGGTCGTTTTGGAACAGCTGTGTGCCGTGAATTGATCCGCAATGGGGCAGAGGTACTTGCGGTTGATTCTTCTGAAAGAGCAATTGAAGATTTACGTCAATTGGAGCCTTCTATAGAGGCACGAGTTGTTGATTCAACAGATGAGGAATCTATGAGAGAAGCAGGAGTTTTGGAAATGGGCACAGTGGTTGTTGGGATTAGTGAACCAATAGAGGCAAGTATTACTACCACGCTCATTGCAAAAGATACTGAAGGCAGTCGAGTGCAACAGGTGATTGCTAGGGCTACAAGTGATTTACATGAACGGATGCTCACTAGAGTTGGCGCTGATAGAGTGGTTTTCCCTTCTAGAATGCAAGGAGAACGGTTGGGCTTAGAACTAGTACGACCTAATTTGATAGAGAGGTTAGAATTGGATGCTCAAACAGGAATTGATGAAATTAAGGTTCCTGAACTTTTTATAGGTAGTTCTTTAAGAGATCTGAATCTTCGTAAGAATTATCTAGTTAATGTTTTAGCAGCAGGGCCAGCAGAACGATTAACAGTTAATCCCCCAGCTAAATATATTTTAGAAAAAGATCATGTTTTGGTGGTAATGGGTTTGATGGAAGATCTTCAGAAATTACCTCAAGTCTGAATGTATGTTTTGGGTTTAATGAGTGGGACTAGCGCTGATGGTGTTGATGCTGTGTTAGTGGATTTTAGAGGTAATTTAAATAAACCTAGATGGAAATTACTTAATTCAGTCTCACTCAAATATTCGGTTGATTTGCAGAAAGCAATTATTGATGCTGGACAGGGTTCTAAGTTGAGTGGCTGTGATTGGCTGGAACTTTCTGAAGCGATTACAGAAGCCCATTTTTCAGCAGCAAGTAGATGTGACCCTGATGGAATTTCTACTGTTGTAGGTTGCCATGGACAAACTGTTTGTCATAGACCACCGAAACCCTCTTTTAGAGGAGCAAGCTGGCAGCTTATTCAAGCACCTTTATTAGCAACTCTTCTAGGGAAAAATGTCATTTATGATTTCAGATCTAAGGATCTTGCTTTAGGAGGACAAGGTGCTCCTTTAGCCCCATTTTTGGATTATGCATTAATAGGAAGAGGGAAGACTTGGAGAGGAGTTCTTAATCTTGGAGGTATTGCCAATCTTTCATTAATTCCGCCTCTTAAGGGTCCTCATCGCAAATGCCATTTATTGGGATGGGATTGTGGTCCTGCTAATACTCTTATAGACCTTGCCGTTCAGAAAATCACTAATGGGCAAATGAATTTTGATTGTGATGGATTGATGGCTTCAAAAGGAAAACCTGACTTGGATGCAATAAAAAAATGGCTTAAGGAAGATTTTTTTCAACAGCCTCCTCCAAAATCAACTGGTAGAGAATATTTTGGTTCTCTTGATTTAGCCAAAAGATTCTCTGAGATTAATTCAGCCAATGTAAATGATTTAGTTGCTACTATCACTTGCTTTACTGCTTGTGTTGTTGCCCAAGATTTAAATAATTTATTTAAAAAGTCTTGGATTAAGCCTGCTGAATTGTTTGTAGCAGGTGGAGGAAGTAGAAATATTTTCCTTATGAAAGAAATTACGAATAGATCCCCAGGAATACGAGTTTTGTCTACTGAAAAAATTGGAATCCCTTCGCAAAGTAGAGAAGCTATGGCATTTGCATTATTGGCATGGTGGAATATTAATCAAAAGCCTATTAACACTAACGTTACAGGGTTAAAAGAACCCTCTGTTCTTGGCATTGCAGTTAGACCATAAAAATAAGTTCATGGCTTGGTCAATTTGATTCTTCTTGGTGCACCTCTAAGCCGCCTTGATTGTTGGGTCTCTAAAGAAGACCTGAAACTTTCTGTATGGCTTGTGTTTGTACTTTCTTCGCTCTTGGATAGATATTCAGTTATTAAGCTATCAACTCCTTCTTGGATAAGAACTTTTGCCATATTGCTGACTGTTCTGGATTCTTTTTTGGCTAAAAAAGTTAGCTGAGCGCATAGCTCCTCTGGAAGCACAACTTGCACCCTGGGAGACTTTTGCTTCCCGCTTGATGAATTTTGCCGGGTAGCCATGACCCAAAAGATGTAACGGGTATTAATTAGTGTACACTTATAGTCAAGGATAGTATCCAGTACTATGCTTATTTTGAGATTAATCTTTGATCTCTTCAAATTCCAATCTTGCCTATTGGCCCAATTTCTAGATTTTCACAGCTACTCAAGCAAAAGTATTTTCAATGACTAAAAAACCCACCCTTCCATCTTCCCCTGCCTCAGCAAGAGTTCAGAACTCTTCTATGAATGAGAGCAATGAAAGGACAAAGGCATCGCGCAATAAGCGCAGAAGGGGAAAAGCAAATAGTGATGTTTTAGTTTCTGCAGTCATTAGCTCTTATCTACTTACTCATTTGCACCATGTTTTACAAAAAGCTGAATATTCGGCTACTAATGAAGGCCGCATGATTCAGGCAGATAATTTTGCACAATTAAGGAAAGTTTTATGCATGGATGCAAGAAGCATGAAGGATGCTTCTGCTTTAGGAATGAAAGAAGTTGATTCAGGAAAGTTTCATGATTCTAATTTTGGCCCAAAAGTGGCTTAAATTAATAGTCCAAACTAAGTTGAAAATTTTTAATGAGTAGTAACGCTGAAGCTCTTTATAAGCGTATTGAGGCTGACCCTGCCTATAGAAATCTCCTTTTTCGTCAAGCTCTTCAGAATCCGCAAGGAGCTTTGCAGAGGATCTGTGAAATAGGAGAAGAGCTGGGCCTTCCCGTTACTGTGGAAGAAGTTAAGGATTATATTTCTAAGCTAGATGATTTAGATACAAAGCAATGGTTGATAAAAGCTAGAGGGGGCCTTTGATTCCTCCTGTTTTATTTATAATTTGTTTTTCAATTAAAGGAACTTGTTTGATTTCTCTTTGTTCGTACCCTCCTCCCCCAGCCAACGTCCAAAAGAACCAATAGCTAGGTATAGCTAAACCTGCAGCCAGAATCAAAGCAGTAATTTGTTCGAGTCTGACCATTATTTAAGATCCGGAAACCTGAAAGTTTAGTATTGCAAGTTTGCATCCAATATTAGTTTAAATATATTGACTATTGAAAAAGGATTTCCTTTAGTGATCAGACTTGAGAAAGTTAGTAAAATTTACCCTACAGCTGAAGTTCTCAAAGAAATTACGTGGGAAATAAAACCTAGTCAGCG is a window of Prochlorococcus marinus subsp. marinus str. CCMP1375 DNA encoding:
- a CDS encoding 4'-phosphopantetheinyl transferase family protein encodes the protein MTDIQKPRVLPLWIFPMDSPLKEISISEEKIANSLHPRRAKEYKHARSYVRFALSQFFKLNPLEIPLKASIGKAPLLGNNLGHVSFSHCNDALLIGWSPTKLGVDIERSDRALSAEGISERFFHKYDQNNLKSLNNEDFRKKVLEQWVIKEAAIKWQRGTLSKDLKNWHIKNKSNVAIHQTLNHEVKIQTTIYRSWIIAIASNDNQGKGDLMICAN
- the bcp gene encoding thioredoxin-dependent thiol peroxidase codes for the protein MSLQIGEKAPDFTLPDQDGKLIKLSSFKGERVVIYFYPKDDTPGCTKEACNFRDRWDILQNHKINVIGISKDPANKHSKFINKYQLPFILLTDLEPCPVATSYESYGLKKFMGKEYMGMKRQTFVIDSEGKLEVIYLKVKAASMADQIVQDLALE
- a CDS encoding type III pantothenate kinase; this translates as MKHQKYCLLIGNSRWHWAIQKQEQWSFSHTDPNPKQLKKLKNHLWKWAAVGPIPSSINLETKRCIGIKDVPLLKLTDWIGIDRALGGWAAFKQAKSQNLHSKGILLADAGTVLSLTRITANGEFAGGQLIAGLKLQRSSMAKGAQKLKPVCTDNLPANQFPISTEAAMLKGSFQALLGSIIEAQKDSNLPLWICGGDSEILFNHLINRQIDVYHRPNLVLEGMIDIDLPSIPKPNPEQSDQPYWQP
- a CDS encoding phosphoadenylyl-sulfate reductase produces the protein MTSRKLEKIPFLKIPLKEARKHLEPLSPQKRLTWAYEQFGPHLAITTSFGIQSSVLLHMLYQLNSGNTIKVIWVDTGYLPKETYQYAAALTDRLKLDVTVAQSIITPARMEALYGELWNTNSLKDMGKYHRIRKVEPLEKALEDLDIYCWASGVRSSQTDNRSSMSILDRIRNRLSLRPILEWSQKDIFYYMQTNDLPQHPLFEKGYSTIGDWHSSSPDTTDAAGRKTRFGGLQQECGIHIEDSNKEHK
- a CDS encoding NAD(P)/FAD-dependent oxidoreductase; translation: MKSNFSKNGAVVVVGGGFGGLTAALSLSRCKQRPPIILIEPSSRFNFLPLFYELLSGELEVWEVAPFYKTLLASKGIVLIDQFVDNIDLDKEVVSTSAGQVIKYGQLVIATGSKLNSFGISGVNEHCLKFNKYQDVLTLKRVIRRLNHSNENRQNLVIVGAGATGVELACKVADLVDARTEIHLIEVGENILPKGRSFNQEQIQEAIRKRSINLHLNTNVLKVLENNVEIQSLSKQHSQPFSLNHSGIIWTAGVKSAIPSGLPETLIRNGRVAIDSKLQIIGRNNVFSIGDMAIDQENPCLGTAQVAMQQGEHLAKNVIAARQGKDLTPFEFVDRGEMLSMGIGEATITGMGLTISGSIAFKMRRMAYLSKFPNLFLSIRSAGSWLLSDGKKFI
- a CDS encoding SLC13 family permease, whose amino-acid sequence is MNELIVVLDNPQALITLGVLFIAVLLFISGWLAPELTGLLSVALLMATGVLEPQKALAGFGSPALITLMGLFAVSAALFKSGALDRLRELIAFESIKTPRRLIGVLGFVVAPISGIVPNTPVVASLLPVIEAWCVKRNISPSRVLLPLSFATLLGGTLTLLGSSVNLLVSDISAQLGYGPLELFSFTAIGIPIWFIGTIYLLLAPQSLLPDRGREKSDFGSRPDQTGYFTEVTIPIDSELVGQSLRNSRLQRRFDVDVLELQRGKERLLPPLADRTIEPGDRLLLRVTRSDLLRLQQEHTIQLAKRNLNDSINPFERFVVEGQKTVEVLLPAGSTLAGASLRELRFRQRHNATVLALRRGQQTVQERLGQAILHEGDVLLLQAPIDSIRGLQASNDLLVLDQLENDLPTVKSKPIAIAIAIAMILLPSLTNLPLVASVLIAVIAMVVGGCIRPAEVQRSIRLDVILLLGSLSSFSVAMQTTGLADAFAGSLQYFLEGLPRYIALLVIFLSTTIFTQFISNAASVALLAPVAVQLAPSLNLPPTALLMTVLFGASQSFLTPMGYQTTLMVFGPGRYRFLDVTRYGAGLTLLMTIVVPVLILWQYSGL
- a CDS encoding TrkH family potassium uptake protein → MPFSKQVNLKLAWYRKLTVPQFTVLTGLLLIFSCTVLLATPLCSSAEVGIWESFFTATSAVTVTGLTIIDIGKDLTIYGQILLACMLLIGGLGLMAITTFLQGFVVSGTELRTRLDRGKTLDEFGVGGVGRTFRGIALTAFVLIAIGACILFYFGFTDISNLGERAWASIFHSISAYNNAGFGLWSNSMQSYRSNWVVNGVVILLVLLGGLGWRVTSDIWTNRKNLHFRRLSLHTRLVIRTSVFLICLGTFGLFLTESIEKGAFFFTINWHERFLTSLFASISARTAGFTSMPISIETISDSGLLLLMTLMFIGASPGGTGGGIKTTTIAALMAATRSTLRGQDNVVIRHRQISDKVVLKAVGITVGSLLFVLIMALLISMANGFGGQDNFSFLEILFTCISAFATVGFDLGVTQHLSGIGQFILVLGMFVGRLGILLLLSAIWQALNRGGIKDQNRIGYPHEDLYV
- a CDS encoding potassium channel family protein, which translates into the protein MSQWWRWLRNKDDESLGFAVVGIGRFGTAVCRELIRNGAEVLAVDSSERAIEDLRQLEPSIEARVVDSTDEESMREAGVLEMGTVVVGISEPIEASITTTLIAKDTEGSRVQQVIARATSDLHERMLTRVGADRVVFPSRMQGERLGLELVRPNLIERLELDAQTGIDEIKVPELFIGSSLRDLNLRKNYLVNVLAAGPAERLTVNPPAKYILEKDHVLVVMGLMEDLQKLPQV
- a CDS encoding anhydro-N-acetylmuramic acid kinase is translated as MYVLGLMSGTSADGVDAVLVDFRGNLNKPRWKLLNSVSLKYSVDLQKAIIDAGQGSKLSGCDWLELSEAITEAHFSAASRCDPDGISTVVGCHGQTVCHRPPKPSFRGASWQLIQAPLLATLLGKNVIYDFRSKDLALGGQGAPLAPFLDYALIGRGKTWRGVLNLGGIANLSLIPPLKGPHRKCHLLGWDCGPANTLIDLAVQKITNGQMNFDCDGLMASKGKPDLDAIKKWLKEDFFQQPPPKSTGREYFGSLDLAKRFSEINSANVNDLVATITCFTACVVAQDLNNLFKKSWIKPAELFVAGGGSRNIFLMKEITNRSPGIRVLSTEKIGIPSQSREAMAFALLAWWNINQKPINTNVTGLKEPSVLGIAVRP
- a CDS encoding ribbon-helix-helix domain-containing protein — encoded protein: MATRQNSSSGKQKSPRVQVVLPEELCAQLTFLAKKESRTVSNMAKVLIQEGVDSLITEYLSKSEESTNTSHTESFRSSLETQQSRRLRGAPRRIKLTKP